AACGCCTGCATTGCGCGTTCACCGACGGCGACGCGTTTCACAGTGCCGCCAACAAGGAGAAAATGCACCACGGCATTCCGCTCACCGACGAAGACCGTTGGCCGTGGCTGCAAACCATCCGCGCGGCGATCGTCGAGAAGCAGAAGGCGGGCGAGACGGCGGTGTTCACGTGCTCGTCGCTGAAACGCTCGTATCGCGACGTTTTGCGCGACGGCGACCGGGACGTGTGCTTCGTGTATCTGAAGGGCTCGCGCGAAGTGCTGGAGCAGCGTCTGACCACGCGCACCGGTCATTTCTTCGATCCGTCGTTGCTGCAAAGCCAGCTCGATACGCTTGAAGAGCCGGGTGCGGATGAGGCGATCACGGTGAGCATTGAACTGTCGCCGGAAGAAATCGTCGTCGACGTGCTGAGGCAGGTTGAAGCGCGTAAGTAAGTTTGCTTCGTTGCAGTCGCAGCAAAAAAAACCGCTCGCAAGGAGCGGTTTTTTTGCGCCTCAAGTTACGAGGCGATGCAAGACTCAAGCCGTTTAAGCGATGCGCTTGGCCAGCTCGACCGCCTTGCCGATGTACGACGCGGGCGTCATCGCGAGCAAACGGTCTTTTGCGTCCTGCGGAATCGCGAGGCCATTGACGAACGTTTGCAGTGCTTCACGCGTGATGCCCTTGCCGCGCGTCAATTCCTTCAACTGCTCGTACGGATTTTCGATGCCGTAACGGCGCATCACCGTTTGCACCGGCTCGGCCAGCACTTCCCAGCAGTTGTCGAGGTCTTCGTTCAGGCGCTGTGCATTTACTTCGAGCTTGTCCAGACCGCGGATCAGCGAGTCGTACGCAAGCAGCGAGTAACCGAAGGCGACGCCGATATTGCGCAGCACCGTCGAATCGGTCAGGTCGCGCTGCCAGCGCGAGACCGGCAGCTTGTCGGCGAGATGGCGCAGCGTGGCGTTCGCGAGGCCGAGGTTGCCTTCCGAGTTTTCGAAGTCGATCGGGTTGACCTTGTGCGGCATGGTCGACGAACCGATCTCGCCGGCCTTGGTGCGTTGCTTGAAGTAGCCGACCGAGATGTAGCCCCACACGTCGCGGTCCAGATCGAGCAGGATCGTGTTGGCGCGCGACACCGCATCGAACAGTTCGGCCATGTAGTCGTGCGGCTCGATCTGGATTGTGTACGGATTGAACGTGAGCTTCAGACGCTGTTCGACCACTTCGCGCGAGAACGCTTCCCAGTCGAACTCCGGATACGCGGACAGATGCGCGTTGAAGTTGCCGACCGCACCGTTCATCTTGCCGAGCAGTTCGACCTTCGCGATGCGGTCGATCGCGCGTTCCAGACGGGCCGCGACGTTGGCCAGTTCCTTGCCGAGCGTGGTCGGGCTGGCCGGCTGGCCGTGCGTGCGCGACAGCATCGGCTGTTCGGCGTGCGCGTGGGCGAGCGCGACGAGACGTTGATGCACCGAGCGCAGCGCCGGCAGAATCACGTGTTCACGAGCACCAGCCAGCATCAGGCCGTGCGACGTATTGTTGATATCTTCCGACGTGCAGGCGAAGTGGATGAACTCGCTCGCACGCTCCAGTTCCGCCTGACCCTTCACCGATTCCTTCAGCCAGTACTCGACCGCTTTCACGTCGTGATTCGTCACACGTTCGATTTCCTTGATGCGCGCGGCGTCGTGCGCGGTAAAGCGCTCGGCGAGTTGCAGCAGGAATTGTTCGGACGCTTCGGAAAAGCGCGGCACTTCGGCGAAACCGGCGCGCGAGAGTGCGATCAGCCAATGGATTTCGACCGTCACGCGATTGCGCATGAAAGCGGCTTCCGAGAGCCAGTCGCGCAGGGCTTCGGTTTTCGAGGCATAGCGGCCGTCGAGCGGGGAGAGCGCGTTCAGCGCGAACAGGGTGTCGGGGCGAGTGTCGGACATGATGGGGGCCGGGTGAGGGCAAAACGCAAGGGTGAAAACGCGGAGGAAACTGCCGGAACCGCGAATTTTACCACCGGACGCCAATTGCTCCGATTTCGCCGCGACCGGCGCGGCGCCCATGCGGCGCCGGCATGGCGGCTAGTCCGGGTAGCCTTCGTAGCCAGGAAACAGCGTGTGCAGCGTGAAGGGCGGCAGTGAATAGCGCGAGAAGCAGCGCGAGGTGGACGCGGGATGGACCAGATGCAGGCAACTGGCCTGCGGATCGTCCACCGCGATCACGTTGCGGCCTGCCTCGACCACGCGGCGGATGAAGCTCTCGTCGTCGCACAGGTTGATATCGTCGAAGGCCGAGATCGCGGCAAGCGCCTTGTCGTACACGTACGAGAAGCCGTAGAACAGAATGAAATCCGCGCCGATCTGCATTTTCTCGTGGAATTCGATGTGGCTGACGGAGCGGCCGCTCAGTTCGTAGTGCAGGCCAACCTTGGCGTTCAGGTCCATATAGCCGAAGAATTGCGTGTGCGGCGCATACATGAAAAAGCCCGACAGCTTGATGAGATCCGCACGGTTTTCCTGCATCGTCCTGACCATGTGCGCGAGGTAGTGCGGCGCGTAGTGGTCGTCATCGTCGAAATGGGCGATCACCGAGCCGCGCGCTCTGGCGATCAGAGCATTGCGCTTTGCGCCGATCGACATGCGCGTGGCGCAATGAAAGTAGCGGATGCGTGTGTCCTGCGAAGCCAGCGCTTGCATGGACGCGCTCGGCTCGGGGCTGTCGTCGAGGATCAGCCATTCCCAGTCGACCTGCTGGCGAAGCACGCAGCGGGCGATGGCCGGCAGCAGACGCTCGCGATTGGCCGTCGGCGTGATGATGGAGACGAGTGAGGACATGGAGGGTCTCGCGCACGGGAAGGTGCGTTGTTGAAAGAGGTTGTGGAGGACGCGGCGCGGTGGCCGGGCGTCGTGTGCGCAGCAAGATAGCGGCTCGCCAATGGGCGGCGCCATCGGCGCAATCCGATTTCGCATTCGCGGGCTATCACGCGTGTTCGTGCACGCTCGCGTCGGCCCGTTGCACGACACCCACTAGAATGCTGACTTCCTCTCTCCCGTCCGCAGCAGGCTTCGCATGGAACTGAAATGGCTCGAAGACTTCGTTTCGCTCGCGGAAACGCGCAGTTTCAGCCGCTCGGCTGAATTGCGCCATGTCACGCAGCCGGCGTTCTCCCGGCGGATTCAGGCGCTCGAAGCCTGGCTCGGCACTGAACTGATCGACCGCTCGGTCTATCCGACGCGACTCACGGCGGCCGGCCAGGTGTTCAACGAGCAGGCGCTTGCGATGCTGTCGCAGTTCCACGAGGCCCGTGCGTTGCTGCGCGGCCATACGGCGACGCCGCAGGCGACCATCGAGTTCGCGGTGCCGCATACGCTCTCGCTGACTTACTTCCCGCGCTGGCTGCAGCGTATCGAAGCCCATCTGGGTCCGATCCACACGCGCCTGCGAGCCCTGAACGTGCACGACGCGGCGTTGTCGCTGGTGGAAGGCGGCTGCGACCTGATGATGGGCTATCACCATCCCAGCCATCCGGTCGCGCTCGATCCCGGCCGCTACGACATGCTGACGCTCGGCAACGAGCCGATCAGTCCGTTCTCGGCGCCGGGCCGCGCCGGCCGGCCGCGCCACACTTTGCCGGGTACCGGCGAGGCGCCCGCGCCGTACCTGTCCTACACACCGAACGCCTATCTGGGACGCATGACCGAAGTGATTCTGGCCAACGCGCCGGAGCGCCTGTACCTCGACCGGCTCTATGAAACCGATATGGCCGAAGGACTCAAGGCGATGGCGCTGGCCGGCCACGGCATCGCTTTCCTGCCACATAGCGCGGTGGAAGACGCCGTCGCCGACGGCAAGCTGATACGCCTCGACCGCGCCACGCGCGGCACGCCGGAAGGTCAGCTCACGCTGACCATGGAGATCCGTCTCTATCGCGACAAGCTTGCGGCGAAGGGCGACGACGCGCGACAGATACTCGTGCGTCAATTGTGGGACGTGGTGTCGGGGGAGTTAGCGTAAGGCGTGGGCTGAAATCCTGCCTCCCTGCGGCGCGAATTTGCGAGTTCTTGAAGGTTATGCAAAAAGAACATAACGGGATGAGGAAACGGCATTGGCTTTCAAAACGGCGTTTTTCGACAATGCTGTTACTCGATCAACGCCGGAGCGTTCATGTCATCCCAGCAACAAGCAGCACAATCCGCATTAACGTTGCAGTCGGTTCCTTCCTACCTGAATAAAGACGATCTTGGCCCGTGGGGCAACTACCTGCGTCAGGTCGATCGCGTCGCGCCGTACCTCGGCTCGCTGTCCCGCTGGCTCGAAACCCTGAAGCGCCCGAAGCGCATTCTGGTCGTCGACGTGCCTATCGAACTCGATAACGGCACCGTCGCTCACTTCGAAGGCTATCGCGTGCAGCACAACGTGTCGCGCGGTCCGGGCAAGGGTGGCGTGCGTTACCACCAGGACGTGACGTTGTCGGAAGTGATGGCCTTGTCGGCGTGGATGTCGGTGAAGAACGCCGCGGTGAACGTGCCGTACGGCGGCGCGAAGGGCGGTATCCGTGTCGACCCGCGCACCTTGTCGCGTGGTGAGCTGGAGCGCGTGACGCGCCGCTACACCAGCGAAATCGGCATCATCATCGGACCGAATACCGACATTCCCGCGCCGGACGTGAATACGAACGAGCAGATCATGGCGTGGATGATGGACACGTATTCGATGAACCAGGGCCAAACGGCCACTGGCGTCGTGACGGGCAAGCCGATCACGCTGGGCGGTTCGCTCGGCCGCCGCGAGGCGACGGGCCGTGGCGTGTTCGTGGTCGCCTCCGAAGCCGCGCGCCGTATCGGTGTCGACATCGAAGGCGCGCGCATTGCGGTTCAAGGTTTCGGCAACGTGGGCGGTATCGCGGCGCGCCTGTTCCAGGAAGCGGGTTCGAAGCTGGTCGCGGTGCAGGATCACACCGGCTCGCTGTACAAGTCGACGGGTATCGACGCTGTGGCGTTGCTGGAACACGTGGCCAGGACGGGCGGCGTGGGTGGTTTCCCTGAGGCCGACGCGGTCACGAACGAAGAATTCTGGGCTGTCGAATCGGACATCCTGATTCCGGCGGCGCTGGAAAACCAGATCACCGAAAAGAACGCCGGCAAGATCAAGACGAAGATCGTCGTGGAAGGCGCGAACGGCCCGACCACCACGGCGGCTGACGACATCCTGCACGATCG
The nucleotide sequence above comes from Paraburkholderia sp. FT54. Encoded proteins:
- a CDS encoding LysR family transcriptional regulator, whose translation is MELKWLEDFVSLAETRSFSRSAELRHVTQPAFSRRIQALEAWLGTELIDRSVYPTRLTAAGQVFNEQALAMLSQFHEARALLRGHTATPQATIEFAVPHTLSLTYFPRWLQRIEAHLGPIHTRLRALNVHDAALSLVEGGCDLMMGYHHPSHPVALDPGRYDMLTLGNEPISPFSAPGRAGRPRHTLPGTGEAPAPYLSYTPNAYLGRMTEVILANAPERLYLDRLYETDMAEGLKAMALAGHGIAFLPHSAVEDAVADGKLIRLDRATRGTPEGQLTLTMEIRLYRDKLAAKGDDARQILVRQLWDVVSGELA
- the purB gene encoding adenylosuccinate lyase codes for the protein MSDTRPDTLFALNALSPLDGRYASKTEALRDWLSEAAFMRNRVTVEIHWLIALSRAGFAEVPRFSEASEQFLLQLAERFTAHDAARIKEIERVTNHDVKAVEYWLKESVKGQAELERASEFIHFACTSEDINNTSHGLMLAGAREHVILPALRSVHQRLVALAHAHAEQPMLSRTHGQPASPTTLGKELANVAARLERAIDRIAKVELLGKMNGAVGNFNAHLSAYPEFDWEAFSREVVEQRLKLTFNPYTIQIEPHDYMAELFDAVSRANTILLDLDRDVWGYISVGYFKQRTKAGEIGSSTMPHKVNPIDFENSEGNLGLANATLRHLADKLPVSRWQRDLTDSTVLRNIGVAFGYSLLAYDSLIRGLDKLEVNAQRLNEDLDNCWEVLAEPVQTVMRRYGIENPYEQLKELTRGKGITREALQTFVNGLAIPQDAKDRLLAMTPASYIGKAVELAKRIA
- a CDS encoding Glu/Leu/Phe/Val dehydrogenase, whose translation is MSSQQQAAQSALTLQSVPSYLNKDDLGPWGNYLRQVDRVAPYLGSLSRWLETLKRPKRILVVDVPIELDNGTVAHFEGYRVQHNVSRGPGKGGVRYHQDVTLSEVMALSAWMSVKNAAVNVPYGGAKGGIRVDPRTLSRGELERVTRRYTSEIGIIIGPNTDIPAPDVNTNEQIMAWMMDTYSMNQGQTATGVVTGKPITLGGSLGRREATGRGVFVVASEAARRIGVDIEGARIAVQGFGNVGGIAARLFQEAGSKLVAVQDHTGSLYKSTGIDAVALLEHVARTGGVGGFPEADAVTNEEFWAVESDILIPAALENQITEKNAGKIKTKIVVEGANGPTTTAADDILHDRGILVIPDVVANAGGVTVSYFEWVQDFSSFFWTEDEINQRLERVMREAFAAVWQVSSEQKVSVRTAAFIVACKRILEARELRGLYP
- a CDS encoding gluconokinase — translated: MILIAMGVSGAGKTRIGEMLAERLHCAFTDGDAFHSAANKEKMHHGIPLTDEDRWPWLQTIRAAIVEKQKAGETAVFTCSSLKRSYRDVLRDGDRDVCFVYLKGSREVLEQRLTTRTGHFFDPSLLQSQLDTLEEPGADEAITVSIELSPEEIVVDVLRQVEARK
- a CDS encoding glycosyltransferase family 2 protein; the protein is MSSLVSIITPTANRERLLPAIARCVLRQQVDWEWLILDDSPEPSASMQALASQDTRIRYFHCATRMSIGAKRNALIARARGSVIAHFDDDDHYAPHYLAHMVRTMQENRADLIKLSGFFMYAPHTQFFGYMDLNAKVGLHYELSGRSVSHIEFHEKMQIGADFILFYGFSYVYDKALAAISAFDDINLCDDESFIRRVVEAGRNVIAVDDPQASCLHLVHPASTSRCFSRYSLPPFTLHTLFPGYEGYPD